A single region of the Salvia splendens isolate huo1 chromosome 18, SspV2, whole genome shotgun sequence genome encodes:
- the LOC121776107 gene encoding DNA repair protein RAD4-like isoform X2: MRTRSKSKRPNSPETLPNISRAAVGKLLKRAEKGFFKEDVGYLRHCEPVSPMERSSEEFEKRLIGTTGGDDTPQPESHECVSDHQTDDEDYGSEWEDGSLHSFPEDLVNGVSVEFDVLPGSAKRKLIRRATAEEKELAELVHKAHLLCLLGRGRLIDSACNDPLIQASLLSLVPKHLLKIADAPYLTAKCLSPLVDWVHNNFRVRSATLDEKSCDLAMTSTLESQEGTPEVVTALSVALFMALNLTTRFVSILDVVSLKHGADKSEHQLEFGSKRERNVFNSATPMVAGPSNSSASTVKSSPDVGPSCSQTAGSGSGRRKANKSRKDGIQPQDASSTDKPKENMSELSVSETTTDTSEQCPVKYAKLKRKGDLEFEMQLKMALAATAIGSSTSDAEASNVVEPSSTSMILTPPSKRMKKIIKAEPGTSSSGISTAIGSKKVGAPLYWAEVFCSGENLTGKWVHVDAINAVIDGEDKVEAAAAACRKSLRYVVAFAGNGAKDVTRRYCTKWYKVASRRISSTWWDAVLAPLKELESAATAGISNLESEASGLEKVEYSQVANADHGSLPHAIGIVGASRELCDIKVSKSPRKNKCPSNRSSLEDMELETRALTEPLPTNQQAYRTHPLYVIERWLKKHEILHPKRPVLGFISGHAVYPRTCVQTLHTKERWLREALQVKTGEVPAKVLNRCLKSIKEEALDDNHYAAVDHLETTTALYGKWQTEPLCVPRAVNGIVPKNERGRVDVWSEKCLPPGTVHLRLPRVAQVAKRLDINYASAMVGFEFRNGRCVPSFEGIVVCEEFKDAVLAAYVEEEERREADEKKRKEAQALSRWYQLLSSIITRQRLNTLYGNGGASSQSIDEIPKPSDKCPKTATATATQKRKASPIQQVNLTPTEDHEHEFVVEEQATSDGLMQIKRCHCGFLLQFEEL, encoded by the exons ATGCGAACGAGAAGCAAGTCGAAGCGGCCGAATTCACCAG AGACTCTCCCTAATATTTCTAGAGCTGCTGTGGGAAAACTTTTGAAAAGAGCTGAGAAAGGGTTTTTCAAAGAAGATGTTGGTTATCTGCGTCACTGTGAACCAGTTTCACCG ATGGAGAGATCATCAGAGGAATTTGAGAAAAGACTTATCGGTACAACTGGTGGAGATGATACACCTCAGCCTGAATCTCACGAGTGTGTATCTGACCATCAAACGGATGATGAGGACTATGGTTCTGAATGGGAAGATGGTTCGCTTCATTCATTTCCAGAGGATTTAGTGAATGGAGTTTCTGTTGAGTTTGATGTTTTGCCTGGGTCGGCAAAGCGGAAGCTCATCCGGCGAGCCACTGCAGAAGAAAAG GAACTCGCCGAGCTTGTGCACAAAGCTCATTTGCTTTGCCTACTCGGAAGGGGAAGGTTGATTGATAGTGCTTGTAATGACCCTCTCATTCAA GCTTCCCTTCTTTCTCTTGTTCCAAAACATTTACTGAAGATAGCAGATGCACCATATCTTACTGCTAAATGTTTGTCCCCCCTTGTCGATTGG GTCCACAATAATTTCCGTGTTAGAAGCGCAACTTTGGATGAAAAATCATGTGATTTAGCGATGACATCTACGTTGGAAAGCCAAGAGGGGACACCAGAAGTG GTTACAGCGTTATCCGTGGCGCTTTTTATGGCCTTGAATCTGACCACTAG GTTTGTCTCCATTTTGGATGTGGTCTCCTTGAAGCATGGTGCTGACAAATCAGAGCATCAGTTGGAATTTGGTAGCAAGAGGGAGAGAAATGTATTTAACTCTGCAACTCCAATGGTTGCTGGACCCAGCAATTCTTCCGCTTCTACTGTCAAATCATCTCCTGATGTTGGGCCAAGCTGCAGTCAGACTGCTGGGAGTGGTTCTGGCAGGCGGAAGGCTAATAAATCAAGAAAGGATGGAATTCAACCTCAAGATGCTTCAAGTACCGATAAGCCTAAAGAGAATATGTCAGAGTTGTCAGTATCTGAGACCACAACTGATACTTCTGAACAATGCCCCGTGAAATATGCGAAATTGAAAAGGAAAGGAGATCTGGAATTTGAGATGCAGCTGAAAATGGCTCTTGCAGCTACAGCAATTGGAAGTTCTACCAGTGATGCTGAGGCGTCTAATGTGGTAGAACCATCCAGTACATCTATGATTCTCACTCCGCCTTCTAAAAGgatgaaaaaaattataaaagctGAACCTGGAACATCCTCGAGTGGAATATCTACAGCTATTGGATCGAAAAAGGTGGGAGCCCCACTTTATTGGGCGGAAGTTTTCTGCAGTGGAGAAAACTTGACAGGGAAATGGGTGCATGTTGATGCCATCAATGCAGTTATAGATGGAGAGGATAAAGTAGAAGCTGCAGCTGCTGCATGCAGAAAATCTTTGAGATATGTGGTTGCTTTTGCTGGAAATGGTGCTAAGGATGTGACACGCAG GTATTGCACAAAATGGTACAAGGTAGCATCTCGCAGAATCAGCTCAACCTGGTGGGATGCAGTGTTGGCACCTTTAAAGGAGTTGGAGTCAGCAGCTACTGCTGGTATCAGCAATTTGGAATCTGAAGCATCAGGGCTTGAGAAGGTCGAGTATTCTCAAGTAGCAAATGCAGATCATGGAAGCCTACCTCATGCAATCGGAATAGTCGGAGCATCCAGAGAGCTATGTGACATAAAAGTTTCAAAGTCACCTAGGAAGAACAAATGTCCTTCTAACCGGAGCTCCCTAGAAGACATGGAACTAGAAACTAGAGCACTTACCGAACCCCTTCCTACCAATCAACAA GCTTACAGAACTCATCCCTTGTATGTGATTGAAAGATGGCTTAAGAAGCATGAAATTTTACACCCCAAGAGGCCTGTCTTGGGGTTTATTTCTGGCCATGCTGTATATCCACGCACTTGTGTCCAAACTCTTCACACTAAGGAGAGATGGCTGCGCGAAGCACTGCAAGTGAAGACTGGTGAAGTTCCTGCTAAG GTACTTAATCGCTGTTTAAAGTCTATCAAAGAAGAAGCTCTGGATGATAATCACTATGCAGCTGTGGATCATCTAGAGACTACCACCGCTCTTTACGGGAAGTGGCAGACTGAACCACTGTGTGTTCCTCGAGCTGTTAATGGGATTGTGCCAAAG AATGAGCGTGGTCGAGTGGATGTCTGGTCTGAGAAATGCCTCCCACCGGGCACAGTCCATCTGCGCTTGCCAAGGGTGGCGCAGGTTGCAAAAAGGCTAGATATTAACTATGCTTCTGCTATGGTTGGATTCGAGTTCAGAAATGGCAGGTGTGTTCCATCATTCGAGGGTATCGTGGTTTGTGAGGAGTTCAAGGATGCTGTTCTAGCG GCATAtgtagaagaagaagagagaagagaggctgatgagaagaaaaggaaagagGCACAAGCGCTTTCGAGGTGGTATCAGCTTCTTTCCTCCATTATTACGCGACAGAGATTGAACACACTCTACGGAAACGGAGGAGCATCATCGCAGTCCATCGATGAGATCCCAAAACCGAGTGATAAATGCCCTAAAACAGCTACAGCTACAGCTACCCAGAAAAGGAAGGCATCTCCAATACAACAAGTGAACCTGACACCCACAGAAGACCACGAGCACGAGTTTGTTGTGGAAGAGCAGGCAACCAGCGATGGTCTGATGCAAATAAAACGATGCCATTGTGGGTTCTTATTACAGTTTGAGGAGTTGTAG
- the LOC121776107 gene encoding DNA repair protein RAD4-like isoform X3 has product MRTRSKSKRPNSPDEPEATKGNRTDDNETLPNISRAAVGKLLKRAEKGFFKEDVGYLRHCEPVSPMERSSEEFEKRLIGTTGGDDTPQPESHECVSDHQTDDEDYGSEWEDGSLHSFPEDLVNGVSVEFDVLPGSAKRKLIRRATAEEKELAELVHKAHLLCLLGRGRLIDSACNDPLIQASLLSLVPKHLLKIADAPYLTAKCLSPLVDWVHNNFRVRSATLDEKSCDLAMTSTLESQEGTPEVVTALSVALFMALNLTTRFVSILDVVSLKHGADKSEHQLEFGSKRERNVFNSATPMVAGPSNSSASTVKSSPDVGPSCSQTAGSGSGRRKANKSRKDGIQPQDASSTDKPKENMSELSVSETTTDTSEQCPVKYAKLKRKGDLEFEMQLKMALAATAIGSSTSDAEASNVVEPSSTSMILTPPSKRMKKIIKAEPGTSSSGISTAIGSKKVGAPLYWAEVFCSGENLTGKWVHVDAINAVIDGEDKVEAAAAACRKSLRYVVAFAGNGAKDVTRRYCTKWYKVASRRISSTWWDAVLAPLKELESAATAGISNLESEASGLEKVEYSQVANADHGSLPHAIGIVGASRELCDIKVSKSPRKNKCPSNRSSLEDMELETRALTEPLPTNQQAYRTHPLYVIERWLKKHEILHPKRPVLGFISGHAVYPRTCVQTLHTKERWLREALQVKTGEVPAKVLNRCLKSIKEEALDDNHYAAVDHLETTTALYGKWQTEPLCVPRAVNGIVPKGLFLNFNF; this is encoded by the exons ATGCGAACGAGAAGCAAGTCGAAGCGGCCGAATTCACCAG ATGAACCCGAAGCAACCAAGGGCAACCGCACTGATGATAATG AGACTCTCCCTAATATTTCTAGAGCTGCTGTGGGAAAACTTTTGAAAAGAGCTGAGAAAGGGTTTTTCAAAGAAGATGTTGGTTATCTGCGTCACTGTGAACCAGTTTCACCG ATGGAGAGATCATCAGAGGAATTTGAGAAAAGACTTATCGGTACAACTGGTGGAGATGATACACCTCAGCCTGAATCTCACGAGTGTGTATCTGACCATCAAACGGATGATGAGGACTATGGTTCTGAATGGGAAGATGGTTCGCTTCATTCATTTCCAGAGGATTTAGTGAATGGAGTTTCTGTTGAGTTTGATGTTTTGCCTGGGTCGGCAAAGCGGAAGCTCATCCGGCGAGCCACTGCAGAAGAAAAG GAACTCGCCGAGCTTGTGCACAAAGCTCATTTGCTTTGCCTACTCGGAAGGGGAAGGTTGATTGATAGTGCTTGTAATGACCCTCTCATTCAA GCTTCCCTTCTTTCTCTTGTTCCAAAACATTTACTGAAGATAGCAGATGCACCATATCTTACTGCTAAATGTTTGTCCCCCCTTGTCGATTGG GTCCACAATAATTTCCGTGTTAGAAGCGCAACTTTGGATGAAAAATCATGTGATTTAGCGATGACATCTACGTTGGAAAGCCAAGAGGGGACACCAGAAGTG GTTACAGCGTTATCCGTGGCGCTTTTTATGGCCTTGAATCTGACCACTAG GTTTGTCTCCATTTTGGATGTGGTCTCCTTGAAGCATGGTGCTGACAAATCAGAGCATCAGTTGGAATTTGGTAGCAAGAGGGAGAGAAATGTATTTAACTCTGCAACTCCAATGGTTGCTGGACCCAGCAATTCTTCCGCTTCTACTGTCAAATCATCTCCTGATGTTGGGCCAAGCTGCAGTCAGACTGCTGGGAGTGGTTCTGGCAGGCGGAAGGCTAATAAATCAAGAAAGGATGGAATTCAACCTCAAGATGCTTCAAGTACCGATAAGCCTAAAGAGAATATGTCAGAGTTGTCAGTATCTGAGACCACAACTGATACTTCTGAACAATGCCCCGTGAAATATGCGAAATTGAAAAGGAAAGGAGATCTGGAATTTGAGATGCAGCTGAAAATGGCTCTTGCAGCTACAGCAATTGGAAGTTCTACCAGTGATGCTGAGGCGTCTAATGTGGTAGAACCATCCAGTACATCTATGATTCTCACTCCGCCTTCTAAAAGgatgaaaaaaattataaaagctGAACCTGGAACATCCTCGAGTGGAATATCTACAGCTATTGGATCGAAAAAGGTGGGAGCCCCACTTTATTGGGCGGAAGTTTTCTGCAGTGGAGAAAACTTGACAGGGAAATGGGTGCATGTTGATGCCATCAATGCAGTTATAGATGGAGAGGATAAAGTAGAAGCTGCAGCTGCTGCATGCAGAAAATCTTTGAGATATGTGGTTGCTTTTGCTGGAAATGGTGCTAAGGATGTGACACGCAG GTATTGCACAAAATGGTACAAGGTAGCATCTCGCAGAATCAGCTCAACCTGGTGGGATGCAGTGTTGGCACCTTTAAAGGAGTTGGAGTCAGCAGCTACTGCTGGTATCAGCAATTTGGAATCTGAAGCATCAGGGCTTGAGAAGGTCGAGTATTCTCAAGTAGCAAATGCAGATCATGGAAGCCTACCTCATGCAATCGGAATAGTCGGAGCATCCAGAGAGCTATGTGACATAAAAGTTTCAAAGTCACCTAGGAAGAACAAATGTCCTTCTAACCGGAGCTCCCTAGAAGACATGGAACTAGAAACTAGAGCACTTACCGAACCCCTTCCTACCAATCAACAA GCTTACAGAACTCATCCCTTGTATGTGATTGAAAGATGGCTTAAGAAGCATGAAATTTTACACCCCAAGAGGCCTGTCTTGGGGTTTATTTCTGGCCATGCTGTATATCCACGCACTTGTGTCCAAACTCTTCACACTAAGGAGAGATGGCTGCGCGAAGCACTGCAAGTGAAGACTGGTGAAGTTCCTGCTAAG GTACTTAATCGCTGTTTAAAGTCTATCAAAGAAGAAGCTCTGGATGATAATCACTATGCAGCTGTGGATCATCTAGAGACTACCACCGCTCTTTACGGGAAGTGGCAGACTGAACCACTGTGTGTTCCTCGAGCTGTTAATGGGATTGTGCCAAAG GGCTTATTTCTCAACTTCAATTTCTAG
- the LOC121777406 gene encoding mitochondrial carnitine/acylcarnitine carrier-like protein, with product MGDVAKDLTAGTIGGAAQLVCGHPFDTIKVKLQSQPVPLPGQLPKYAGAIDAVKKTISAEGAGGLYKGMGAPLATVAALNAVLFTVRGQMEVLLRSEPGAPLTVNQQVVCGAGAGVAVSLLACPTELIKCRLQAQSALATVGAGATAPKYGGPMDVARQVLQSEGGARGLFKGLVPTMAREIPGNAAMFGVYEGLKQYMAGGRDTSGLGRGSLMLAGGLAGGAFWLAVYPTDVVKSSIQVDDYKNPKFSGSIDAFKKILKAEGVKGLYKGFGPAMARSIPANAACFLAYEVTRSTLG from the exons ATGGGTGACGTAGCTAAAGATCTTACCGCTGGTACCATTGGAGGGGCTGCACAACTGGTATGCGGACATCCATTCGATACCATCAAGGTCAAGCTCCAAAGTCAGCCTGTTCCCCTTCCTGGACAGCTGCCGAAATATGCCGGTGCTATAGATGCTGTAAAAAAAACAATATCTGCTGAAGGTGCGGGGGGTCTGTACAAGGGCATGGGAGCCCCTCTTGCCACTGTGGCAGCTCTTAATGCAGTGCTCTTTACAGTCCGAGGTCAGATGGAAGTGTTACTGAGGTCTGAACCTGGTGCTCCTCTCACAGTGAACCAGCAGGTCGTTTGTGGGGCTGGAGCTGGAGTTGCTGTTTCCCTTCTCGCCTGCCCTACTGAGTTGATCAAATGCAG ACTACAAGCCCAGAGTGCCCTAGCAACTGTTGGCGCAGGAGCAACTGCTCCGAAGTATGGTGGCCCAATGGATGTTGCGAGACAAGTCCTTCAGTCAGAAGGAGGCGCGAGGGGCTTGTTCAAGGGCTTGGTTCCAACGATGGCACGAGAGATACCAGGCAATGCTGCCATGTTTGGTGTGTATGAAGGACTGAAGCAGTATATGGCTGGTGGGAGAGACACTTCGGGTCTGGGAAGAGGCTCGCTGATGCTGGCCGGAGGTCTAGCCGGAGGCGCGTTCTGGCTCGCTGTGTACCCAACGGATGTTGTGAAGAGCAGTATTCAGGTGGATGACTATAAGAATCCCAAGTTTTCAGGTTCCATTGATGCATTCAAAAAGATCTTGAAGGCTGAAGGAGTTAAAGGCCTATACAAGGGGTTCGGGCCTGCCATGGCCCGCAGCATTCCTGCAAATGCAGCATGCTTCTTGGCGTATGAAGTTACCAGGTCTACTTTAGGATGA
- the LOC121776107 gene encoding DNA repair protein RAD4-like isoform X1: MRTRSKSKRPNSPDEPEATKGNRTDDNETLPNISRAAVGKLLKRAEKGFFKEDVGYLRHCEPVSPMERSSEEFEKRLIGTTGGDDTPQPESHECVSDHQTDDEDYGSEWEDGSLHSFPEDLVNGVSVEFDVLPGSAKRKLIRRATAEEKELAELVHKAHLLCLLGRGRLIDSACNDPLIQASLLSLVPKHLLKIADAPYLTAKCLSPLVDWVHNNFRVRSATLDEKSCDLAMTSTLESQEGTPEVVTALSVALFMALNLTTRFVSILDVVSLKHGADKSEHQLEFGSKRERNVFNSATPMVAGPSNSSASTVKSSPDVGPSCSQTAGSGSGRRKANKSRKDGIQPQDASSTDKPKENMSELSVSETTTDTSEQCPVKYAKLKRKGDLEFEMQLKMALAATAIGSSTSDAEASNVVEPSSTSMILTPPSKRMKKIIKAEPGTSSSGISTAIGSKKVGAPLYWAEVFCSGENLTGKWVHVDAINAVIDGEDKVEAAAAACRKSLRYVVAFAGNGAKDVTRRYCTKWYKVASRRISSTWWDAVLAPLKELESAATAGISNLESEASGLEKVEYSQVANADHGSLPHAIGIVGASRELCDIKVSKSPRKNKCPSNRSSLEDMELETRALTEPLPTNQQAYRTHPLYVIERWLKKHEILHPKRPVLGFISGHAVYPRTCVQTLHTKERWLREALQVKTGEVPAKVLNRCLKSIKEEALDDNHYAAVDHLETTTALYGKWQTEPLCVPRAVNGIVPKNERGRVDVWSEKCLPPGTVHLRLPRVAQVAKRLDINYASAMVGFEFRNGRCVPSFEGIVVCEEFKDAVLAAYVEEEERREADEKKRKEAQALSRWYQLLSSIITRQRLNTLYGNGGASSQSIDEIPKPSDKCPKTATATATQKRKASPIQQVNLTPTEDHEHEFVVEEQATSDGLMQIKRCHCGFLLQFEEL; the protein is encoded by the exons ATGCGAACGAGAAGCAAGTCGAAGCGGCCGAATTCACCAG ATGAACCCGAAGCAACCAAGGGCAACCGCACTGATGATAATG AGACTCTCCCTAATATTTCTAGAGCTGCTGTGGGAAAACTTTTGAAAAGAGCTGAGAAAGGGTTTTTCAAAGAAGATGTTGGTTATCTGCGTCACTGTGAACCAGTTTCACCG ATGGAGAGATCATCAGAGGAATTTGAGAAAAGACTTATCGGTACAACTGGTGGAGATGATACACCTCAGCCTGAATCTCACGAGTGTGTATCTGACCATCAAACGGATGATGAGGACTATGGTTCTGAATGGGAAGATGGTTCGCTTCATTCATTTCCAGAGGATTTAGTGAATGGAGTTTCTGTTGAGTTTGATGTTTTGCCTGGGTCGGCAAAGCGGAAGCTCATCCGGCGAGCCACTGCAGAAGAAAAG GAACTCGCCGAGCTTGTGCACAAAGCTCATTTGCTTTGCCTACTCGGAAGGGGAAGGTTGATTGATAGTGCTTGTAATGACCCTCTCATTCAA GCTTCCCTTCTTTCTCTTGTTCCAAAACATTTACTGAAGATAGCAGATGCACCATATCTTACTGCTAAATGTTTGTCCCCCCTTGTCGATTGG GTCCACAATAATTTCCGTGTTAGAAGCGCAACTTTGGATGAAAAATCATGTGATTTAGCGATGACATCTACGTTGGAAAGCCAAGAGGGGACACCAGAAGTG GTTACAGCGTTATCCGTGGCGCTTTTTATGGCCTTGAATCTGACCACTAG GTTTGTCTCCATTTTGGATGTGGTCTCCTTGAAGCATGGTGCTGACAAATCAGAGCATCAGTTGGAATTTGGTAGCAAGAGGGAGAGAAATGTATTTAACTCTGCAACTCCAATGGTTGCTGGACCCAGCAATTCTTCCGCTTCTACTGTCAAATCATCTCCTGATGTTGGGCCAAGCTGCAGTCAGACTGCTGGGAGTGGTTCTGGCAGGCGGAAGGCTAATAAATCAAGAAAGGATGGAATTCAACCTCAAGATGCTTCAAGTACCGATAAGCCTAAAGAGAATATGTCAGAGTTGTCAGTATCTGAGACCACAACTGATACTTCTGAACAATGCCCCGTGAAATATGCGAAATTGAAAAGGAAAGGAGATCTGGAATTTGAGATGCAGCTGAAAATGGCTCTTGCAGCTACAGCAATTGGAAGTTCTACCAGTGATGCTGAGGCGTCTAATGTGGTAGAACCATCCAGTACATCTATGATTCTCACTCCGCCTTCTAAAAGgatgaaaaaaattataaaagctGAACCTGGAACATCCTCGAGTGGAATATCTACAGCTATTGGATCGAAAAAGGTGGGAGCCCCACTTTATTGGGCGGAAGTTTTCTGCAGTGGAGAAAACTTGACAGGGAAATGGGTGCATGTTGATGCCATCAATGCAGTTATAGATGGAGAGGATAAAGTAGAAGCTGCAGCTGCTGCATGCAGAAAATCTTTGAGATATGTGGTTGCTTTTGCTGGAAATGGTGCTAAGGATGTGACACGCAG GTATTGCACAAAATGGTACAAGGTAGCATCTCGCAGAATCAGCTCAACCTGGTGGGATGCAGTGTTGGCACCTTTAAAGGAGTTGGAGTCAGCAGCTACTGCTGGTATCAGCAATTTGGAATCTGAAGCATCAGGGCTTGAGAAGGTCGAGTATTCTCAAGTAGCAAATGCAGATCATGGAAGCCTACCTCATGCAATCGGAATAGTCGGAGCATCCAGAGAGCTATGTGACATAAAAGTTTCAAAGTCACCTAGGAAGAACAAATGTCCTTCTAACCGGAGCTCCCTAGAAGACATGGAACTAGAAACTAGAGCACTTACCGAACCCCTTCCTACCAATCAACAA GCTTACAGAACTCATCCCTTGTATGTGATTGAAAGATGGCTTAAGAAGCATGAAATTTTACACCCCAAGAGGCCTGTCTTGGGGTTTATTTCTGGCCATGCTGTATATCCACGCACTTGTGTCCAAACTCTTCACACTAAGGAGAGATGGCTGCGCGAAGCACTGCAAGTGAAGACTGGTGAAGTTCCTGCTAAG GTACTTAATCGCTGTTTAAAGTCTATCAAAGAAGAAGCTCTGGATGATAATCACTATGCAGCTGTGGATCATCTAGAGACTACCACCGCTCTTTACGGGAAGTGGCAGACTGAACCACTGTGTGTTCCTCGAGCTGTTAATGGGATTGTGCCAAAG AATGAGCGTGGTCGAGTGGATGTCTGGTCTGAGAAATGCCTCCCACCGGGCACAGTCCATCTGCGCTTGCCAAGGGTGGCGCAGGTTGCAAAAAGGCTAGATATTAACTATGCTTCTGCTATGGTTGGATTCGAGTTCAGAAATGGCAGGTGTGTTCCATCATTCGAGGGTATCGTGGTTTGTGAGGAGTTCAAGGATGCTGTTCTAGCG GCATAtgtagaagaagaagagagaagagaggctgatgagaagaaaaggaaagagGCACAAGCGCTTTCGAGGTGGTATCAGCTTCTTTCCTCCATTATTACGCGACAGAGATTGAACACACTCTACGGAAACGGAGGAGCATCATCGCAGTCCATCGATGAGATCCCAAAACCGAGTGATAAATGCCCTAAAACAGCTACAGCTACAGCTACCCAGAAAAGGAAGGCATCTCCAATACAACAAGTGAACCTGACACCCACAGAAGACCACGAGCACGAGTTTGTTGTGGAAGAGCAGGCAACCAGCGATGGTCTGATGCAAATAAAACGATGCCATTGTGGGTTCTTATTACAGTTTGAGGAGTTGTAG
- the LOC121776678 gene encoding HMG1/2-like protein, producing the protein MKGGRSKVESKKADAKLSVKKGAASGKKSAAKKGKAAKDPNKPKRPASAFFVFMEDFRKTYKEKHPNKKSVSAVGKAGGEKWKSMTEAEKAPYVAKAEKRKSDYEVTLEAYNKKLNDGGGADDESEGGKLRGNEKTKDGGVVLIFGGLMRKP; encoded by the exons ATGAAAGGAGGAAGATCCAAGGTGGAGTCGAAGAAAGCGGATGCGAA GCTTTCGGTGAAGAAAGGAGCCGCGAGCGGTAAAAAGTCGGCGGCGAAGAAGGGGAAGGCGGCTAAGGATCCAAACAAGCCTAAGAGGCCTGCTAGTGCCTTCTTCGTCTTCAT GGAGGACTTCCGGAAGACTTACAAAGAGAAGCACCCGAACAAAAAATCGGTCTCCGCT GTTGGAAAGGCTGGTGGTGAGAAATGGAAATCCATGACTGAAGCT GAGAAAGCTCCATACGTTGCAAAGGCGGAGAAAAGGAAAAGCGATTATGAAGTAACACTCGAGGCTTACAACAAGAAACTC AACGACGGAGGTGGTGCTGATGACGAGTCCGAAGGAGGAAAACTGCGTGGGAATGAAAAAACAAAGGATGGAGGCGTGGTATTAATATTTGGTGGATTAATGAGAAAACCTTAG
- the LOC121777742 gene encoding THO complex subunit 4D-like, with protein sequence MASLDMSLDDMIKSRKSTVKGGRGQGRPRRGRGGPGGPSRGGRTPFGAPRRNPLGLNARPSAHSIAKSFRRTKNLPWHSGLVEESLKSVGLSGLEAGTKLFISNLDVGVSNEDIRELFSEIGELIRYAIHFDKNGRPSGSAEVVFARLSDAFQALKRYNNVQLDGKPMKIEIVGANAGIPMSARVNVVGGANGKKRTVVMASGPARSRGGFTPANRGTGQRGRGGLNTGRGGGGRGGGRGRGGAQWRKKVEKSADDLDKELDSYHAEAMQS encoded by the exons ATGGCCTCTTTGGATATGTCTCTGGATGACATGATAAAGAGTAGAAAAAGTACTGTTAAAGGAGGCAGAGGGCAAGGCAGGCCACGGCGTGGAAGAGGAGGGCCAGGAGGGCCATCCCGTGGTGGAAGGACACCATTTGGTGCTCCTCGCAGAAATCCTCTTGGACTCAATGCTCGACCTTCAGCTCACAGTATTGCCAAG TCATTCCGCAGAACCAAGAACTTACCATGGCATAGTGGTCTGgttgaagaaagtctgaagtcAGTTGGGCTGTCAGGGTTGGAAGCTGGTACGAAGTTATTTATTTCAAACTTGGATGTTGGGGTTTCCAATGAAGATATAAGG GAGCTCTTTTCTGAGATTGGAGAGTTGATTCGGTATGCTATTCACTTCGACAAAAATGGACGCCCAAGT GGTTCAGCTGAAGTGGTTTTTGCAAGGCTGAGTGATGCATTTCAAGCACTCAAACGTTATAACAATGTCCAGTTGGATGGAAAGCCCATGAAGATAGAGATAGTTGGTGCCAATGCAGGGATTCCAATGTCAGCTCGTGTTAATGTAGTGGGAGGAGCAAATGGAAAGAAGAGGACAGTTGTCATGGC GTCTGGACCTGCTCGTTCAAGAGGTGGTTTTACACCGGCAAATCGTGGCACTGG ACAAAGAGGACGTGGAGGTTTGAACACAGGACGTGGAGGTGGTGGTCGTGGCGGGGGCCGTGGTCGTGGAGGAGCACAATGGAGAAAGAAGGTTGAGAAATCTGCAGATGACCTTGATAAGGAACTCGACAGCTACCATGCGGAGGCAATGCAGTCTTAG
- the LOC121775997 gene encoding HMG-Y-related protein A-like encodes MATQELNISPSLPPYPQMIMEAIDALKQAEGANKSSISKYMESKYGEMPPRHAELLSNHLTRMKDSGELLFIKNNYLKPGPDAPLKRGRGRPPKPKEPLPPGATPASPRPRGRPRKDPNAPPVPKNPKPPSAAPSISKTGRPRGRPRKVNPQPFQTGVEV; translated from the exons ATGGCGACCCAAGAACTCAACATATCTCCTTCGCTCCCTCCATATCCCCAG ATGATTATGGAGGCAATTGATGCACTGAAACAAGCGGAGGGTGCTAACAAGTCATCGATCTCCAAATACATGGAATCCAAGTACGGAGAAATGCCTCCGAGGCATGCTGAGTTGTTATCGAATCACTTGACTAGAATGAAGGACAGTGGGGAGCTTCTGTTCATCAAGAACAACTATCTAAAGCCCGGCCCCGATGCACCTCTCAAGCGTGGTAGAGGCCGACCCCCGAAGCCAAAGGAGCCCCTTCCTCCGGGCGCCACCCCGGCCTCTCCTAGGCCTAGGGGTCGGCCGAGGAAGGACCCTAATGCACCACCTGTCCCCAAGAACCCCAAGCCCCCATCAGCTGCCCCGAGCATCTCCAAAACTGGCAGGCCTAGGGGAAGGCCGAGAAAGGTGAATCCGCAGCCATTTCAGACTGGTGTTGAGGTCTGA